The following proteins come from a genomic window of Larimichthys crocea isolate SSNF chromosome III, L_crocea_2.0, whole genome shotgun sequence:
- the slc20a1a gene encoding sodium-dependent phosphate transporter 1-A: MMATTTLATLAAVTTTVAVAAQSDMSGYLWLLVVGFIIAFVLAFSVGANDVANSFGTAVGSGVLTMRQACILATIFETVGSVLLGAKVSETIRQGIIDVQMYNGSEHVLMAGSISAMCGSAVWQLAASFLKLPISGTHCIVGATIGFSMVARGHHGVKWMEILRIVASWFLSPLLSGIMSGILFYFVRQFILNKTDPLPNGLRALPIFYAITMGINLFSIMFTGAPLLGFDKLPWWGTLCISLGCAFVTALVVWFIVCPRLKKKIKRATAAAPCETPLMEKTSSKPALAEQPVIPHDPQPQDPPADSQKVAFKLGGSEEADLDNNDMEANGLNGTVGPMMITDPHSGRSHTIHKDSGLYKDLLHKLHMAKVGDCIGDSDTEERPIRRNNSYTSYTMAIYGIQGDPKYKDLDGGLQRRPRVDSHSSYSSAMTSGSTIQDGSVTEEAGTDLPLEDDELEVDQPAVSTLFQFLQILTACFGSFAHGGNDVSNAIGPLVALWLLYESGSVVSNSPTPIWLLLYGGVGICAGLWVWGRRVMQTMGKDLTPITPSSGFSIELASAVTVVVASNIGLPVSTTHCKVGSVVAVGWLRSRKSVDWRLFRNIFIAWFVTVPISGLISAAIMALFIYVIL, encoded by the exons atgatGGCTACGACTACTCTAGCAACCCTGGCTGCTGTCACTACCACCGTGGCTGTGGCCGCTCAGTCTGACATGTCAGGCTACTTGTGGCTGCTGGTGGTGGGCTTCATCATCGCCTTCGTCCTGGCTTTCTCCGTGGGGGCCAATGACGTGGCGAACTCCTTCGGCACCGCTGTGGGCTCCGGAGTGCTCACCATGCGTCAGGCCTGCATCCTGGCAACTATCTTTGAGACAGTGGGGTCAGTGCTGCTGGGGGCCAAAGTGAGCGAGACCATCCGACAGGGGATCATCGACGTCCAGATGTACAACGGCTCAGAACACGTACTGATGGCGGGGTCGATAAGTGCAATGTGTG GCTCTGCTGTGTGGCAGCTGGCTGCATCATTCCTGAAGCTCCCCATTTCTGGAACCCACTGCATTGTTGGAGCCACAATTGGCTTCTCTATGGTAGCCAGAGGTCACCATGGGGTCAAATGGATGGAGATACTGCGCATTG TGGCCTCGTGGTTCCTGTCACCTCTGCTGTCTGGCATCATGTCAGGAATCCTCTTCTACTTCGTTCGCCAGTTCATCCTGAACAAG ACTGACCCCCTCCCCAACGGTCTCAGAGCTCTGCCCATCTTCTACGCCATCACCATGGGCATCAACCTCTTCTCCATCATGTTTACAGGAGCACCAC TGCTGGGTTTTGACAAATTGCCATGGTGGGGCACGCTGTGCATTTCGCTGGGCTGTGCCTTCGTCACGGCTTTGGTGGTTTGGTTCATTGTGTGTCCGCGCCTCAAGAAGAAAATCAAAC GAGCAACAGCTGCTGCTCCCTGTGAAACTCCACTAATGGAGAAGACCTCCAGCAAACCTGCGCTAGCAGAGCAGCCGGTGATACCTCATGACCCTCAACCCCAGGATCCCCCAGCTGACAGTCAGAAGGTGGCGTTCAAACTCGGAGGCTCAGAGGAAGCCGACCTGGACAACAACGACATGGAAGCCAACG GTCTGAACGGCACCGTTGGTCCCATGATGATCACCGACCCTCACAGTGGACGGTCCCACACCATCCACAAAGATTCCGGCCTTTACAAAGACCTGCTACACAAGCTGCACATGGCTAAAGTCGGCGACTGCATCGGCGACAGTGACACAGAAGAGCGGCCCATCAGGAGGAACAACAGCTACACCTCCTACACCATGGCCATTTATGGCATCCAAGGAGATCCCAAATACAAGGACCTGGACGGCGGACTGCAGAGAAGACCGAGGGTGGACAgtcacagcagctacagctcgGCGATGACCAGCGGGAGCACGATCCAGGACGGGAGCGTGACCGAGGAAGCTGGCACGGACCTCCCTCTGGAAGACGATGAGCTGGAGGTCGACCAACCAGCCGTTTCCACGCTTTTCCAGTTCCTGCAGATCCTCACGGCGTGCTTTGGCTCCTTTGCTCACGGAGGTAACGATGTCAG CAATGCGATCGGTCCACTGGTGGCTCTCTGGCTTCTGTACGAGAGCGGCTCGGTGGTGTCCAACTCCCCGACACCCATTTGGTTGCTTCTTTATGGTGGAGTTGGCATCTGTGCCGGACTCTGGGTGTGGGGACGCAGGGTGATGCAAACCATGGGCAAGGACCTGACACCCATTACACCCTCAAG TGGATTCAGCATCGAGCTCGCTTCGGCAGTCACGGTTGTCGTGGCGTCCAATATTGGTCTTCCTGTCAGCACAACCCACTGCAAG GTGGGATCTGTGGTGGCCGTGGGATGGCTGCGCTCCAGGAAATCAGTCGACTGGCGACTGTTCAGGAACATCTTCATCGCGTGGTTCGTCACGGTTCCCATCTCCGGGCTGATCAGCGCCGCCATCATGGCTCTTTTCATATACGTTATTCTGTGA
- the vgll4l gene encoding vestigial like 4 like: protein MAVANFHYITRMSSGFKVYILEGQPHLRGEDRYRHITNDRARGPTVYPIKRKRSHERGLTLEERRERALSRSNGRAAQRAAPPAPPQPPVPVPSVFNKPQSPTSTWSPTPSPTSPLPAHVYYTPVMDEPLALIKKPRKDPESTEEKTKSSAATQIQMRPSVITCVSSSRTPSCRSEVHRGHSSVISKCNYDHVVEEHFQRSLGANYQKARSQQLSISVSVDDHFAKALGDKWPLIKSKSTSCSSTPPSSPSVTHSPTYSHSPNLSHKESTSSSSPTSSHWSVN from the exons ATGGCCGTGGCTAATTTCCACTACATTACTCGGATGAGCAGTGGCTTCAAGGTCTACATTTTAGAAG gtcagCCACACCTCAGAGGTgaagacagatacagacataTCACAAATGACCGGGCGCGAGGCCCGACGGTGTATCCAATCAAACGCAAGCGCAGCCACGAGAGAGGCCTGACACTGGAGGAAAG GCGAGAGCGGGCACTGAGCAGGTCCAATGGAAGAGCTGCCCAGAGAGctgcaccaccagcaccaccgcAACCACCAGTGCCAGTCCCCTCGGTGTTTAACAAGCCACAGAGCCCCACGTCTACCTGGAGTCCAACACCCAGTCCGACCAGCCCTCTGCCTGCCCATGTATACTACACACCAGTCATGGATGAACCTCTTGCCCTCATCAAGAAACCAAGGAAAGACccagagagcacagaggagaagaCTAAAAGCTCTGCTGCCACTCAAATCCAG ATGCGTCCCTCTGTGATCACATGCGTCTCCTCATCAAGAACTCCATCCTGCAGATCTGAGGTCCACAGAGGCCACTCATCAG TGATTTCCAAATGCAACTACGACCACGTAGTCGAGGAGCATTTCCAGAGGAGCCTCGGAGCGAACTATCAGAAAGCTCGCTCCCAGCAGCTCTCCATCAGCGTGTCAGTCGACGACCACTTCGCCAAGGCTTTGGGAGACAAGTGGCCGCTGATTAAATCCAAGTCTACGTCTTGTTCCTCCACACCTCCAAGCAGTCCAAGCGTTACTCACTCCCCAACCTACAGCCACAGCCCAAATCTTTCCCACAAAGAGTCCACCAGCAGCTCATCGCCAACCTCCAGCCACTGGTCtgtcaattaa